The following proteins are co-located in the Siansivirga zeaxanthinifaciens CC-SAMT-1 genome:
- a CDS encoding FadR/GntR family transcriptional regulator — translation MNLEVLSISDNQELQNTVINKIRELINYKNLEPNDKLPSERMLSDKFGVSRGVIRDAIQKLEFYGLLKSIPQSGTFVANVGAIAMNGIVDDILDLEKPDFKSLVETRILMELKTVKLAALRRTKDDLKKMQSALNAFSKKVLNNENAVQEDLLFHLAIAKASKNSTLNTFMLSITPEIITNFAKYHVCDDDLAMRGIEEHTAIYEAIKNQDPTLAKEKMKIHFKTLYQYCYSK, via the coding sequence ATGAATTTAGAGGTATTATCAATAAGCGACAATCAAGAGTTACAGAATACTGTAATTAATAAAATACGCGAGTTAATAAATTATAAAAACTTAGAACCGAACGATAAGTTGCCATCAGAGCGCATGTTATCCGACAAATTTGGAGTTAGCCGTGGAGTTATTAGAGACGCCATTCAAAAGTTAGAGTTTTATGGTTTGTTAAAGTCTATTCCCCAAAGCGGAACTTTTGTAGCCAATGTTGGGGCTATTGCAATGAACGGAATTGTAGATGATATTTTAGATTTAGAAAAACCAGATTTTAAATCATTGGTTGAAACTAGAATTTTAATGGAGCTAAAAACAGTAAAATTGGCAGCTTTAAGAAGAACAAAAGATGATTTAAAAAAGATGCAAAGTGCGTTAAATGCTTTCTCAAAAAAAGTGTTGAATAATGAAAACGCGGTACAAGAAGATTTGTTATTTCATTTAGCAATTGCAAAAGCAAGTAAAAATAGTACTTTAAATACGTTTATGTTATCAATAACACCAGAAATCATTACCAATTTCGCAAAATATCATGTTTGTGATGATGATTTAGCTATGAGAGGAATAGAAGAACATACCGCTATTTATGAGGCTATAAAAAATCAAGATCCTACATTAGCTAAGGAAAAAATGAAAATACATTTTAAAACACTATATCAATATTGTTATAGTAAATAA
- a CDS encoding polysaccharide lyase family 7 protein — MIIIFDSIKKIFKKKRKHTFLKQVVFLLIIAFTSFHANCQANTSNNTVSDSKIEKKNKKKKKKYKLPDIDLSHWSVTTPELNEKGSAMSIEPPEILNYAKDKRLIPYMYNDSIDGSLVFYSFPSEATTANTKYTRSELREQMVPGDNNTNWTFAQGGYMKGELAMESVTKDADGNYHKVIIMQIHGRLTNEQRDLIGQKDNNAPPILKIYWENGKVRVKTKVLKNPNATGEELLHEDAWDDDKGYNFPTEVGFRKFTLEVKVSDGKLVVILNGYEYKVYEDINIRKWGVFENYFKAGNYFQSRDEGASAKVKYFELEVKH; from the coding sequence ATTAATTATTGCTTTTACCTCTTTTCATGCCAATTGTCAAGCTAATACAAGTAATAATACTGTTTCAGATTCCAAAATCGAAAAAAAAAATAAAAAGAAGAAGAAGAAATATAAGCTACCAGACATTGATTTAAGTCACTGGAGCGTTACAACGCCTGAACTAAACGAAAAAGGTAGCGCAATGAGCATTGAACCACCAGAAATATTAAATTATGCTAAAGATAAAAGGTTAATACCTTATATGTATAATGATTCAATTGATGGTTCTCTAGTATTTTACTCGTTTCCAAGTGAAGCTACCACGGCAAATACTAAGTACACTCGTTCTGAATTGAGAGAACAAATGGTTCCTGGAGATAATAATACAAATTGGACTTTTGCTCAAGGCGGTTATATGAAAGGGGAATTGGCCATGGAAAGTGTGACAAAAGATGCAGACGGTAATTATCACAAAGTAATTATTATGCAAATACACGGTCGCTTAACTAACGAACAACGCGATTTAATTGGACAAAAGGATAATAATGCTCCACCCATATTAAAAATATATTGGGAAAATGGTAAAGTAAGAGTAAAAACCAAAGTTTTAAAAAACCCAAATGCTACTGGTGAAGAACTGCTGCATGAAGATGCATGGGATGATGATAAAGGTTACAATTTTCCAACAGAAGTTGGGTTTAGAAAATTTACTCTTGAAGTTAAAGTGTCTGATGGGAAACTGGTAGTTATTTTAAATGGGTATGAGTATAAAGTTTACGAAGATATTAATATTAGAAAATGGGGTGTTTTTGAAAATTACTTTAAGGCAGGCAATTATTTTCAATCAAGAGATGAAGGCGCATCAGCCAAAGTAAAGTATTTTGAATTAGAAGTAAAACATTAA